In bacterium, the genomic stretch TCGTAATGACCTGAATAATGTTGATATAAATGCTGAAATGGCTAATTTAGCAAAAAATTCTATTATGTATGAGGCAGTAGTTAATAGAATAAGTGGGATGTTTCAGATGCTTGATGTGGTAATAAGAGGAGGCACAAGATAGTATCATGATGAATCTTTTTCAAACAATTAATACATCTGGCTCAGGACTTACCGCAGAACAATTACGAATGGATGTAATTGCTAATAATATTGCGAATGTGAATACAACTCGAACTCCACAAGGAGGCCCTTATCGTCGACAAAGAGTAGTATTTACTCCTCGTGAACCGCAGGTATTTTTTAATATACCATTTGTTAAATCACAGGTTATCTACAATGGTAAAGGGGTGCGTGTCGTAGGTATTGAAGAAGACCCTTCTCCATTTAAAATAGAATATCGACCTGAACATCCAGATGCAGATAAAGATGGTTATGTTCGGTTGCCAAATGTAAATGTAGTTTTGGAGATGACGGATATGATTACCGCGACCAGGGCTTATGAGGCAAATGTAGCCGCAATGCGGTCTGCAAAAGAAATGATGATTAGGGCACTGGATATTAGTAGATAAAACTTTTTTCTTGACAAAAAGAAGTTTTTATAGTAAAATAAGGAGGTTAATGGTAAAGTGACACCAGTGAGTTTAGATTCATTAATGCCAAAGTCAGAATTAATGTTTCAAACAAGAATAGAGAAGAAAAAAGAAGATGTATCCCCATCTAATGAATTAATTAATAGTTTTTCTACTGTATTCCAGAAACACATAAATGAGGTAAATGGATTATTAGGTGAATCGGGAGAATTAACCAGAAAATTAGCCGCTGGAGAAATAGATGATGTTCATACCGTAATGATTGCGGCAGAAAAGGCAAGGATTGCACTAAATTTTACCTTGACGATGCGAGATAGAATAATTCGTGCCTATGAGGATACATTAGCGATGGGTGGAAGGTAGTGGACAGTGAACAAAAATTACTGATTGCTGATTCCTGATAATAAAAATGGGAGGGGGGACAGATGCCAGCATGGTTAACACAAATCATTACTTTTTGGAATGGCTTGACTCGCACCCAAAAGATAACGATTGGTGGAGTTGCCGCAGCAGTACTTATAGTCCTGTTATTCTCACTCCAATATGTTGGGAAAGTAGAGTATGTTAATCTGTATGTTAATATTGAGCCACAAGNNNNNNNNNNNNNNNNNNNNNNNNNNNNNNNNNNNNNNNNNNNNNNNNNNNNNNNNNNNNNNNNNNNNNNNNNNNNNNNNNNNNNNNNNNNNNNNNNNNNTTGACTCGCACCCAAAAGATAACGATTGGTGGAGTTGCCGCAGCAGTACTTATAGTCCTGTTATTCTCACTCCAATATGTTGGGAAAGTAGAGTATGTTAATCTGTATGTTAATATTGAGCCACAAGAGGCAGGAAAAATAACGGCTAAACTGGATGAATGGAAACAACCGTATAAATTAGTTGGGACAACGATTAAGGTTCCAATAAAAGACCGTGATAGATTAAGAATAGATTTAGCCAGAGAAGAATTAGCACCAAAAGGTGGAATTGTTGGTTATGAATTGTTTGATGTAACTAAATTAGCCATAACAGATTATGAACGACGAATTAACTTTCTTCGAGCCTTACAAGGCGAACTAACAAGAACAATTGAGGGAATAGACAATATAGACGAAGCAAGAGTCCTTTTAGTCCTACCTAAAAAAGAATTATTTACTGAAGAAGAAAAAGATGTCACTGCATCCATTAAATTAAAACTCGCTCCTCAAACTACCTTAACTACTGACCAGGTTAAAGGAATAATCAACTTAGTAACTCACGCCGTAGAAGGCTTATCACCTGAAAATGTGACTATTGTTGACAATAGAGGTAATATTTTATCCGACATAAAAGAATCTGTAGATGGAAAACTTGAAGATTTAGCCGTTAAACAATTAGATGTTCAGCGCGCTGAGGCTAAAGATTTAGAACAAAAGATTCGTAAAAAATTAGCCCGGGTAGTTTCCCCGGATAGTATTGAAGTATTTGTCAAATGGGAGATGAATTTTGACCGTGTTGAGAGTAAAGAAGAAAAATATAGTATGCCAGGATTTGAGCAGTTAAAGGTAAGTGATGAGGTGATAAAGGAAGAACTTAAAGGAAAAGTAACGATGCCTGGTGGTGCACCCGGCGTAGAGGCTCAAATGCCTGGTTATAAAGGTGCGCTTACCCCCGAAGGACCAGTAGAGTATAAAAAGGATGAATCAAGAATTAATTATCTTGCAGATAAAGAGGAGGTATTGACCGTAAAATCTCCGGCTATATCTAAAATATCAGTTGCGGTCGTTATTGATGGCATCTATGAGCGAGATAAATATGGTAAATTAAAACTCGATAAAGATAACAAACTCATCTATAAACCACGCACTCAGCCGGAAATGAAAAAATATGAGAATTTAGTCTGGGGCGCTATTGGTGCAGAAAAAGGAAAAGTATATTCTGACCGTGAATATATTGTTCAGGTAGAAAATGTTCAATTCGACCGCACCAACGAATGGGTAGAAGAACTAAGAACCACCAAAGAAGAATCACAGGCACTAATTAGGATGTATATTATGGCGGGAATTTTAGTCCTGCTTTTAATTGGTGGTTTGATTGCTTTGATGATTCATCGAAGAAAAGTTATTGCTCGGGAAGAAGCCGCAAGAATCGCCGCATTAGAAGCCGCAAGAAGAAAAGAAATAGAAGAAAAAGAGGAGTTAGCAGAAGAAGGAATTACACCCTTTGAAGAAGAAATTAAAAACATGGCCAGGCAATTTCCACAACAGGTAGGCCAAACGCTCAGTACCTGGTTAGCTGAGGCAGAAGCAGTATAGTATAATTGGTAAATGGTAAATGGTAACTGGTAATTGGTGAATGGTAACTGGTAATTGGTGAATGGTAACTGGTAATTGGTGAATGGTAATTAGTTACTAATTACCATTCACCAGTTACCAAACAAAAGGAGGCAAATCATTATGGCTGTAGTTGAATTAACCGGTCCCCAAAAAGCCGCAATACTTATGGTGGCACTTGGGAGTGAAATATCATCTGAGGTATTCAAATATTTACGAGAAGATGAGATGGAATCTTTGACAATGGAGATTGCTAATTTGCCAAAGATTTCTCCAGAACAGCGAGAACAGGTGATGAATGAGTTTCATCAGATAATGACGGCACAGAGATTTATACTTCAAGGTGGTGTGGACTATGCTAAAGAACTTTTAAAACGCTCGCTGGGTGAAGAAAAGGCTCAGGAATTAATAGATAAATTACTTTCTCAAAAGAAACCATTTGAGTTTATGCGTAAGGTTGACCCGGTTCAACTACTCACTACGATTCAATCTGAACATCCACAAACCGTTGCTTTGGTTTTAGCCTATCTACCTCCAGAACGGGCATCAGTTATTTTAGGTGAGTTACCATCTGAGATTCAAGCGGATGTCGTCAGACGATTAGCGGTGATGGAAAGAGGTTCTCCAGAGGCACTTCAAAAAGTAGAAACTATATTACATACAAAATTGGCGGCTTTCACGACCACGACTAAAGGAAAGGAGGCACGAATAGGTGGAGTTGATTCAGTCGTTGATATGTTAAATCAGGTCGAACGAGATGTAGAACGAACAGTTTTAGAAGGTGTTGGAGAACAAGACCCGGAGTTAGCCGAAGAAATTAGAAAACGAATGTTCACATTTGAGGATATTACTCGACTGGATGATAGGTCAGCACAACGAGTTTTGCGGGAAGTAGATATTCGTGAATTAGCTATGGCACTTAAAGGTGCCTCAGATACGGCTAAAGATATGGTCTTTAAAAATATGCCTAAACGCGCCGCGGCTATGTTGAAAGAAGAAATAGAATTCTTAGGCCCTGTCCGAGCAAGAGATGTTGAAGAGGCTCAGCAAAAGGTGATTAATGTGATTAGACAACTGGAAGACTCCGGAGAAATAGTCGTTGCTCGCGGCGGAAAAGGTGGGGAGAAAATCATTGTCTAATATCTATCGAAAGGAATTTTTACCTCCAGATGGCGCTGAAGTAATGCTGGAGTTTCAACTTAAACCAGCACCTGAAGGGAAAACTATCTTAGATGTTATAGAAAATAGAATTAAGAAAGGACAGATTAAACTACTCAATTTACAAAAGAAAATTAAAGAGGCAAGTGAAAAAAATCGTAACCTCGAGGAAGATATTTTATTTGAGGCAAAAGAAAAAGCAGAGAAAATTATAACTGAGGCAAAAGAATCATCTAATCAAATCCTTAATGAGGCTCATGAAAAATCTAATGAAATTCTGACAAAAACTAATTCGGAAATAGACCAGGTTACTCAAGTAGCCAAACAAGACGGTTATGAACAAGGATTTAAGAAAGGTAAAGAAGAAGGAATCAACACTGGTCAGGAGGTGATAAAAAAGACTTTAAGTCAAATCCATAATGTCTTGCTTGAGGCAAAACATAAACGAGAAGAAATTATTCAGACTAATCAAGAAATGATTCTTGATTTAGCCTTAATGATTGCCAAAAAAATAATTAAAACAGAACTTGCCACAAATAAACAGGCAATTTTAAAAAATTTAACCCAGACACTTAAAAAGGTAAAAAACAAAGAAGAAATCAAGGTAAAAATCAATCCCGTGCATCTCCAGGAATTATCATCAAAAAAGGAAGAACTCCTCTCTCAAGTTTTTGGTCTGGAAGGAATAAATTTTGAAGAAGATGAAAATATCGAACCAGGAGGTTGTCTCATAGAAACTAATTTTGGACTGATTGATGCAACTATTGCTACACAATTGGAGATGATACAACAAGCATTAAATGTCAAGGATGGATAGAAATAGTCAATGAGGATGAGAAGGTAATAAGTTAAGAGGATGAGAATATTAGACGATTAGCGAATTAGAGATTAGAGAATTAAGAGAATGAGATTGAAACCATAAATTTTCTTTTATTCTCTGTGTTTCCTGTGGTGAAAAAACTATTTTTCAGGAGAACGAACATGCCCCTGCAGGGCACAAATGACGATGAAAATGTAATTTTGTAACTCACGCAATTACAATAACTTACGAACATTTTCAGGAGAAACGGTCATGAACCGTTGGTTCACAAATGAGGATGAAAATAGTAGATAGGAGATAGAAGGTGGGAGATGGGGAGATAAGCATGAGGAGTGGTGTTTTCTTTACTTTCTACTCTCTACTTTCTACTCTCTACTTCCTATTTTCAGGGGAAACCGGGCATGAGCCTGCGGCTCACAAACGAAGATGAAAATTTTTGGAGTGCGGTGGCTTGCCACCGCTTTGGAGGTAAGCCAAAAGTGGCTTTGGCAAAGTAAAGCAAGCCAAAGCGAAAGCAAGCTTTCGCACTCCAAATACTATTTTCAGGGGAAATATGAAAGGATCTTCAAGTAAGGAAAAATTTATAATATGGCATCCAGAAGTTCATAAGATTTATGGAGAAACCCTTTATTTTTTTCTGCTTAATTTTGAACCAGGGATATTTGGTAACGACGAATATATGGAAAAGATAAAAAATGCTCTTGAATTGTGTGAGATAAAGGGTTACTCTATCTATTTCGTATTTGGTCACTATGATTGTCTCCTTCGGGTCTGGTTAAAACCCGGCAAGGAGACAATTTTCAAACGAAAGATTGCAGATACAAATCTACCAATAAAAGTGATAGATACCTTTATCTGCGAACCAGAGAATTTATCTCATTATTTTTGGAGAGGAGAGAAAATTAATCCCAAAGAGATAGATGAAAAGATAGAGAAATATAAGAGTGAAGATCTAAATAATCTTCAGGAAAACTTAGATGAAGAACTATGTAAGGAACTTGAGAAACAAAGACTTGCATTTATCAAGGAAAGGGGAGAGGGCAAAATAAAGTTCTATATAATCTTGAACCCCCCTTTTACTGAGCATAGTCAAGAAGACATAAAAGAAGGAATAGAAGATGTCTTGAATACAAAAGAGTCAATAACGAAAGCAGAAAATATATCACTCTATTCGGGAAAAGGGTTTGGCAGGTTTTTAGTAAAGGGAGAGGTTGAAAAGGACGAATTTTATGCAATATTTCATTTAGTGAAAAATCTTAATGAATCTAAACCGGTAAAGATGGACTCTGAAACCCTTATCATTGCCAAAGTCACAGAAAATGAATGGGATAATGTAGATTTCACTAAGCCGGTAGAAAAATATAACGAGTTGATAAAATTTTTGGAAATAAAAGAAAATGAGTTCAATAAATTATCAGAAGATACAAAGATAACTCTCTTAAATTTGTTCTTCGCTATTAAAGAGCCTGATAATGTCCTTAAAAGAATCTTTAAGGGAGTAATTGATAGAGATGGAGACAGTATCCGAAAAGAGATGGTTTTATTCTTTGACATAGAGGATTCTCTTTCAAAACTTTTTTGGGTATCAATGGAAAAAATCTATGGTCCAGGATGGCAAATAGCAAAGGGAGGAGAGTTTGCAGAGGCAATAGGAAAAGAAAATCTGAGAGATATGAGTATATACGACTATATTTGTTTGCTGGGATATATGGAAGATAAGGGCCTCTTGAAGTATAATGACTACCCCATAGAGTTACCTAAGGATTGGCAGGTCACCTTGAGAAAAATGTGGGATT encodes the following:
- the fliG gene encoding flagellar motor switch protein FliG codes for the protein MAVVELTGPQKAAILMVALGSEISSEVFKYLREDEMESLTMEIANLPKISPEQREQVMNEFHQIMTAQRFILQGGVDYAKELLKRSLGEEKAQELIDKLLSQKKPFEFMRKVDPVQLLTTIQSEHPQTVALVLAYLPPERASVILGELPSEIQADVVRRLAVMERGSPEALQKVETILHTKLAAFTTTTKGKEARIGGVDSVVDMLNQVERDVERTVLEGVGEQDPELAEEIRKRMFTFEDITRLDDRSAQRVLREVDIRELAMALKGASDTAKDMVFKNMPKRAAAMLKEEIEFLGPVRARDVEEAQQKVINVIRQLEDSGEIVVARGGKGGEKIIV
- the fliE gene encoding flagellar hook-basal body complex protein FliE is translated as MTPVSLDSLMPKSELMFQTRIEKKKEDVSPSNELINSFSTVFQKHINEVNGLLGESGELTRKLAAGEIDDVHTVMIAAEKARIALNFTLTMRDRIIRAYEDTLAMGGR
- a CDS encoding FliH/SctL family protein; this encodes MSNIYRKEFLPPDGAEVMLEFQLKPAPEGKTILDVIENRIKKGQIKLLNLQKKIKEASEKNRNLEEDILFEAKEKAEKIITEAKESSNQILNEAHEKSNEILTKTNSEIDQVTQVAKQDGYEQGFKKGKEEGINTGQEVIKKTLSQIHNVLLEAKHKREEIIQTNQEMILDLALMIAKKIIKTELATNKQAILKNLTQTLKKVKNKEEIKVKINPVHLQELSSKKEELLSQVFGLEGINFEEDENIEPGGCLIETNFGLIDATIATQLEMIQQALNVKDG
- the flgC gene encoding flagellar basal body rod protein FlgC; the protein is MNLFQTINTSGSGLTAEQLRMDVIANNIANVNTTRTPQGGPYRRQRVVFTPREPQVFFNIPFVKSQVIYNGKGVRVVGIEEDPSPFKIEYRPEHPDADKDGYVRLPNVNVVLEMTDMITATRAYEANVAAMRSAKEMMIRALDISR
- the fliF gene encoding flagellar basal-body MS-ring/collar protein FliF codes for the protein LTRTQKITIGGVAAAVLIVLLFSLQYVGKVEYVNLYVNIEPQEAGKITAKLDEWKQPYKLVGTTIKVPIKDRDRLRIDLAREELAPKGGIVGYELFDVTKLAITDYERRINFLRALQGELTRTIEGIDNIDEARVLLVLPKKELFTEEEKDVTASIKLKLAPQTTLTTDQVKGIINLVTHAVEGLSPENVTIVDNRGNILSDIKESVDGKLEDLAVKQLDVQRAEAKDLEQKIRKKLARVVSPDSIEVFVKWEMNFDRVESKEEKYSMPGFEQLKVSDEVIKEELKGKVTMPGGAPGVEAQMPGYKGALTPEGPVEYKKDESRINYLADKEEVLTVKSPAISKISVAVVIDGIYERDKYGKLKLDKDNKLIYKPRTQPEMKKYENLVWGAIGAEKGKVYSDREYIVQVENVQFDRTNEWVEELRTTKEESQALIRMYIMAGILVLLLIGGLIALMIHRRKVIAREEAARIAALEAARRKEIEEKEELAEEGITPFEEEIKNMARQFPQQVGQTLSTWLAEAEAV